A stretch of Microbacterium sp. 4R-513 DNA encodes these proteins:
- a CDS encoding MaoC family dehydratase: MGDGTGYDDNSEHRALEVLQRGLYYEELDVGVRYVHRPGRTATEADNVLFSSLTMNTQALHLDAAFSATQPFGQRLMNSMWTLATMVGASVAQITQGTLVAQLGLSDIAFPAPLFHGDTLYTETEILEKRRSGSRPGQGIVTMRHTGRNQDGVVVATATRVALMWCRDRPEEEAR, encoded by the coding sequence GTGGGCGACGGCACGGGCTACGACGACAATTCCGAGCATCGGGCGCTCGAGGTGCTCCAGCGCGGGCTCTACTACGAAGAGCTCGACGTCGGCGTGCGGTACGTCCACCGCCCCGGGCGCACGGCGACCGAGGCCGACAACGTGCTGTTCTCGTCCCTGACGATGAACACCCAGGCGCTCCACCTCGACGCCGCCTTCTCGGCGACGCAGCCGTTCGGGCAGCGGCTCATGAACTCGATGTGGACGCTCGCCACGATGGTCGGGGCATCCGTCGCCCAGATCACGCAGGGCACGCTCGTCGCCCAGCTCGGGCTCAGCGACATCGCCTTCCCTGCGCCGCTCTTCCACGGAGACACGCTGTACACCGAGACCGAGATCCTCGAGAAGCGGCGATCGGGATCGCGGCCGGGGCAGGGCATCGTCACGATGCGTCACACCGGGCGCAATCAGGACGGCGTCGTCGTGGCGACGGCGACACGCGTCGCGCTCATGTGGTGCCGGGACCGCCCCGAGGAGGAAGCCCGA